One stretch of Roseimicrobium sp. ORNL1 DNA includes these proteins:
- a CDS encoding NAD(P)-dependent alcohol dehydrogenase yields the protein MKATLGYASHAAADKLGPFNFERRDPLPHDVAIEILYCGVCHSDLHQVRNEWHNTIYPCVPGHEIVGRVTKVGAHVTKFKEGDLAAVGCMVDSCRKCPSCDRGLEQYCDVGPVFTYNGPDKHSGAQTFGGYSDSIVVDEAFVLHVPANLDLAAVAPLLCAGITTYSPLHHWKVGKGQKVGIVGLGGLGHMGVKFAHALGAHTVLFTTSPGKAEDAKRLGADEVVVSKNADEMKAHARSFDFILDCVSAQHDINEYLNLLKVDGNITLVGAPEHPLPVAAFPLLMGRRSLSGSGIGGIAETQEMLDFCGQHGITSEIEMINMDYINTAYDRLLKSDVKYRFVIDMKSLK from the coding sequence ATGAAAGCGACTCTTGGTTACGCCTCTCACGCTGCTGCTGACAAGCTTGGCCCGTTCAACTTCGAGCGTCGTGATCCGCTGCCGCATGATGTGGCGATTGAGATTCTCTACTGCGGCGTGTGCCACTCGGACCTGCACCAGGTGAGGAATGAGTGGCACAACACCATCTACCCTTGTGTGCCGGGGCATGAGATCGTGGGTCGTGTGACGAAGGTGGGCGCGCATGTCACGAAGTTCAAGGAGGGCGACCTCGCGGCGGTGGGCTGCATGGTGGACTCGTGCCGCAAGTGTCCGAGCTGCGACCGCGGGTTGGAGCAGTACTGTGATGTAGGCCCCGTCTTCACCTACAATGGCCCGGACAAGCACTCCGGAGCCCAGACCTTTGGCGGATACTCGGACAGCATCGTGGTGGATGAGGCCTTCGTCCTGCATGTGCCTGCGAACCTGGATCTCGCGGCCGTGGCGCCGCTGCTTTGCGCGGGTATCACCACGTACTCGCCGCTGCATCACTGGAAGGTAGGCAAGGGACAGAAGGTGGGCATCGTGGGCCTGGGCGGTCTGGGCCACATGGGGGTGAAGTTTGCCCATGCCCTGGGCGCGCATACGGTGCTCTTCACCACGTCTCCCGGAAAGGCGGAGGACGCGAAACGCCTCGGCGCGGATGAAGTGGTTGTTTCGAAGAACGCCGATGAGATGAAAGCCCACGCACGCAGCTTCGATTTCATCCTCGACTGCGTGTCCGCGCAGCATGACATCAATGAGTACCTCAACCTGCTGAAGGTGGATGGCAACATCACCCTGGTGGGTGCTCCGGAGCATCCGCTGCCCGTGGCGGCTTTCCCCCTGCTGATGGGTCGTCGCAGCCTGTCAGGTTCCGGCATTGGCGGCATCGCAGAGACGCAGGAGATGCTCGACTTCTGCGGTCAGCACGGCATCACGTCCGAGATTGAGATGATCAACATGGACTACATCAACACCGCGTATGACCGCCTGCTGAAGAGCGATGTGAAGTACCGGTTCGTGATTGATATGAAGTCGCTGAAGTAG
- a CDS encoding transposase: MEVPYFNPRLDVSATRHKLPHWQQGACPVMVNYRLSDSIPAEVLNEWRRESGAFKASHPQPWEESVEREYHERFTKPFERWLDSGHGCCAMRDGRVAQVVAGRLLHFNEVRYDLINFVVMPNHVHVLVSMRVGQLLPDILQGWKGVSSGMIHKAGLSELEPFWQPDYFDRLIRNGEHFDAVMNYIRRNPVLAGLREGEYLYWEKPTAKAKEDST, from the coding sequence ATGGAGGTTCCGTACTTCAATCCGCGACTGGACGTTTCCGCTACTCGCCACAAGCTTCCGCACTGGCAGCAGGGAGCTTGTCCTGTGATGGTCAATTATCGGCTTTCAGACTCGATTCCTGCAGAGGTGCTGAACGAGTGGCGACGCGAGAGCGGAGCCTTCAAAGCAAGCCATCCCCAGCCTTGGGAAGAAAGCGTGGAAAGGGAGTACCACGAACGCTTCACCAAGCCGTTCGAAAGATGGCTGGACTCGGGGCATGGTTGCTGTGCCATGCGTGACGGACGTGTTGCTCAGGTGGTAGCAGGGCGTCTTCTGCACTTTAACGAGGTAAGGTATGATCTGATTAACTTCGTGGTGATGCCCAATCATGTGCACGTCCTTGTGTCCATGCGAGTGGGGCAATTGTTGCCTGACATTCTGCAAGGATGGAAGGGTGTGTCCTCGGGCATGATCCACAAGGCGGGTCTCTCCGAGTTAGAACCCTTCTGGCAGCCTGATTACTTTGATCGACTCATTCGAAATGGTGAGCACTTCGATGCGGTTATGAACTACATCCGCAGGAATCCCGTGCTCGCGGGTTTGCGCGAAGGAGAATATCTCTATTGGGAGAAGCCGACCGCGAAGGCCAAAGAAGACTCGACTTAA
- a CDS encoding tannase/feruloyl esterase family alpha/beta hydrolase, which produces MKPHSLLLTSFSVLLCGTVAMPILAKEGTKAPPKAQAVSPAEEGAARLRSLQIESGKIVFVGHIAAGEQPARIVVNLLLQPAKGSNIKVEAWLPDGDKWNGRFIGLGNGGSAGKINPDSLAGPLSQGFAVATTDMGTAPNSDSGIGNREVWKDFGYRATHLMTVAAKDLIKAYYGKAPEYSYFNGGSTGGQQALQEAQRYPEDYDGIVANVPAHCRTPLHAYFLWNDQILRACPFTEKQEKAVIAAGNEYMASRELPQTAGKMVSDPRCTAQDIEAVIALARTKDATLTDQHADAMRKLFSGPKHAVTGERIFCGIPFGADFKSAHGHLYLFQWVFGKEKDLTTIDFGKDIDTYTAELAPYLNAENADLSAFEARGGKILMITGSADSVVPYHATLDYYERVVEHFGSVEKAQSFARLYFVPGMAHGPGPGINKLPSMLKLVMDWREKNAAPGKIQAQRIVDGRTAIEIPLYPYPAKAAVDAATGGKGFVEVAGPRGGVERVAERFRGKAAE; this is translated from the coding sequence GTGAAACCTCATTCCCTGCTCCTGACGTCCTTCTCTGTGTTGTTGTGCGGAACTGTGGCCATGCCAATTCTGGCGAAGGAGGGGACGAAGGCCCCACCGAAAGCACAGGCGGTGTCACCGGCGGAGGAGGGGGCGGCGAGGCTCCGGTCGCTGCAAATTGAGTCCGGGAAGATTGTGTTCGTGGGGCACATCGCGGCGGGTGAGCAGCCGGCGCGCATCGTGGTGAATCTGCTGCTGCAACCGGCGAAGGGGTCGAACATCAAGGTGGAAGCCTGGCTGCCGGATGGGGACAAGTGGAATGGGCGCTTCATCGGTCTGGGCAATGGCGGTTCGGCGGGGAAAATCAATCCAGACAGCCTGGCGGGACCGCTGAGTCAGGGATTCGCCGTGGCCACCACGGACATGGGCACCGCGCCGAACTCGGACTCGGGCATTGGGAATCGCGAAGTGTGGAAGGACTTTGGCTATCGCGCCACGCATCTCATGACGGTGGCGGCGAAGGATCTCATCAAGGCCTACTACGGAAAGGCGCCGGAGTATTCGTACTTCAACGGCGGCTCCACCGGTGGTCAGCAGGCGCTGCAGGAGGCGCAGCGGTATCCGGAGGATTATGACGGCATCGTGGCAAATGTGCCCGCGCACTGCCGCACGCCGCTGCATGCCTACTTCCTGTGGAATGACCAGATACTGCGCGCCTGTCCCTTCACGGAGAAGCAGGAGAAGGCCGTCATCGCCGCAGGAAATGAATACATGGCCTCACGCGAACTGCCGCAGACGGCAGGGAAGATGGTGTCTGACCCGCGTTGCACCGCGCAGGATATTGAGGCCGTGATCGCACTGGCCCGCACGAAGGATGCGACACTCACCGACCAGCACGCGGATGCGATGCGGAAGCTCTTCAGCGGACCGAAGCATGCAGTGACGGGCGAGCGCATCTTCTGCGGCATCCCCTTCGGTGCGGACTTCAAGAGTGCGCATGGGCACCTGTATCTTTTCCAGTGGGTCTTCGGGAAGGAGAAGGACCTCACGACGATTGATTTCGGCAAGGACATCGATACCTACACCGCAGAGCTCGCTCCTTATCTGAACGCGGAGAATGCGGATCTCAGTGCGTTTGAAGCACGTGGCGGGAAGATTCTCATGATCACCGGCTCGGCGGACTCCGTGGTGCCGTATCATGCCACGCTGGATTATTACGAGCGTGTGGTGGAGCACTTCGGCTCGGTAGAGAAGGCGCAGTCGTTCGCGCGGCTCTACTTCGTTCCTGGCATGGCGCACGGTCCGGGCCCAGGCATCAACAAACTGCCGAGCATGCTGAAGCTCGTGATGGACTGGCGTGAGAAGAATGCAGCGCCCGGGAAGATTCAGGCGCAGCGCATCGTGGACGGGCGGACGGCGATTGAGATCCCGCTGTATCCCTATCCGGCGAAAGCGGCGGTGGATGCGGCTACGGGAGGGAAGGGATTCGTGGAAGTGGCCGGCCCACGTGGTGGCGTGGAGCGTGTGGCGGAGAGATTCCGTGGGAAGGCGGCGGAGTGA
- a CDS encoding rhamnogalacturonan acetylesterase has product MPSLAATIIAAAITCAPFLSPRTVTAAEAKPVPASSEKIILVGDSTVASKSGWGDAFGKLARSEVTVVNLALGGRSSKSFRDEGHWQKVLDAKPAPTWVLIQFGHNDQPGKGPKRETDAKTTFRENLARYVTEVRAMGAQPVLITSLTRRNFNAQGRIEPGQATIIRNEDGQDEQRPDLLAQYAEGTRAVAAELKVPLLDLHARSIEQMNQLGPEAAVAFDAKSRNPAAPDKTHLSEKGAEETAKLIADEVRKNVPALAKLLQAPAQ; this is encoded by the coding sequence ATGCCCTCCCTCGCTGCGACCATCATCGCAGCCGCCATCACCTGTGCGCCCTTCCTTTCCCCGCGCACCGTCACGGCTGCGGAAGCGAAACCAGTACCCGCATCCTCTGAAAAAATCATCCTCGTCGGCGACTCCACTGTGGCCTCGAAGTCCGGCTGGGGAGACGCGTTTGGCAAACTCGCCCGGTCCGAAGTGACCGTGGTGAACCTCGCCCTGGGAGGCCGCAGCTCGAAGAGCTTCCGTGATGAAGGCCACTGGCAGAAGGTGCTCGACGCGAAGCCCGCGCCCACGTGGGTGCTCATCCAATTCGGTCACAACGACCAGCCCGGCAAAGGACCCAAGCGCGAGACGGATGCGAAGACCACCTTCCGCGAGAACCTCGCCCGCTACGTGACCGAGGTGCGGGCCATGGGTGCGCAGCCCGTGCTCATCACCTCGCTCACACGACGCAACTTCAATGCGCAGGGCCGCATCGAGCCCGGACAGGCCACCATCATCCGAAATGAAGATGGCCAGGATGAGCAGCGCCCCGACCTCCTCGCGCAATACGCCGAGGGCACTCGCGCCGTGGCTGCCGAGCTCAAGGTGCCTCTGCTGGATCTGCACGCCCGCAGCATCGAGCAGATGAACCAGCTCGGTCCGGAAGCAGCCGTCGCCTTCGATGCGAAGTCGCGAAACCCCGCCGCTCCAGACAAGACCCACCTCTCGGAGAAAGGCGCAGAGGAAACGGCGAAACTCATCGCAGATGAGGTTCGCAAGAACGTACCGGCGCTCGCCAAGCTCTTGCAGGCTCCTGCGCAGTGA
- a CDS encoding methyltransferase — MLNPSPILQTAFGFWNSKVLLTAVEFGLFTTLAGKQLTGAELASALQLHPRAVPDFFDALVAMKFLDRDGNGPQSRYFNTPEGDLFLVESSPRYIGGIMKMLNARLFKFWHDLPEALRTGKPQNEIKHNQRGMFEELYSDLPRLEQFMGAMTGLSRMNFEAFADKFDFSPYRTLCDIGGATGLLSTEVAKRHPYLHCTSFDLPEVEPIAQKHIAAVNLQDRVNTAHGDFFKDPLPKADVITMGMILHDWNLEKKKHLIRAAYDALPPGGAFVAIEALIDDARRENVQGLLMSLNMLIEFGDAFDYSGADFREWCTEAGFTRFEVIPLAGPSSAAVAYK; from the coding sequence ATGCTCAATCCCTCTCCCATCCTCCAGACCGCGTTCGGTTTCTGGAACTCGAAAGTCCTCCTCACCGCCGTTGAGTTCGGCCTCTTCACCACGCTCGCGGGCAAGCAGCTCACCGGGGCCGAGCTCGCCAGTGCCCTGCAGCTCCACCCGCGTGCTGTGCCGGATTTTTTCGATGCACTCGTCGCCATGAAGTTCCTGGACCGCGATGGCAACGGCCCACAGTCACGCTATTTCAACACGCCGGAGGGCGACCTCTTCCTCGTGGAGAGCAGCCCGCGCTACATCGGAGGCATCATGAAGATGCTCAATGCTCGCCTCTTCAAATTCTGGCATGACCTCCCCGAGGCCCTGCGCACTGGCAAGCCCCAGAACGAAATCAAACACAACCAGCGTGGCATGTTCGAGGAGCTCTACTCCGACCTCCCGCGCCTGGAGCAGTTCATGGGCGCCATGACCGGCCTGTCGCGCATGAACTTCGAGGCCTTCGCGGACAAGTTCGACTTCTCACCCTACCGCACCCTCTGCGACATCGGCGGCGCCACCGGTCTGCTCTCCACGGAGGTGGCCAAGCGCCACCCCTATCTCCACTGCACCAGCTTCGACCTGCCCGAGGTGGAGCCCATCGCGCAGAAACACATTGCCGCCGTGAACCTGCAGGACCGCGTGAACACCGCGCACGGCGACTTCTTCAAGGACCCCCTGCCCAAGGCGGACGTCATCACCATGGGCATGATCCTCCATGACTGGAACCTGGAGAAAAAGAAGCACCTCATTCGCGCGGCGTACGACGCCCTGCCACCCGGCGGCGCCTTCGTGGCCATCGAAGCCCTCATCGACGACGCCCGCCGTGAGAATGTGCAGGGCCTCCTCATGTCGCTGAACATGCTCATCGAGTTCGGCGATGCCTTCGACTACTCCGGAGCCGACTTCCGCGAGTGGTGCACCGAGGCCGGCTTCACCCGCTTCGAAGTCATCCCCCTCGCCGGCCCCTCCAGCGCCGCCGTGGCGTACAAATGA